The genomic window CAACACGCCCTAGCCCCGTTTCCTCAACCGCTAATTGAGCTAGTTCTTCTGCATGGTTTCTGCTTGTTTCTCTCATCGCTTGTATCATTTTTTTTCGAAGTTCGAGTGAAACCTTTCGCATCTCTACTTCTGCATCTTTTGAAGCTTCCACCGCTTCTTCAACAGTTTGGAATACTCCAGACCCCAATTGAACGGTATTTTCTGTGTTAAGACTTAAAGGACTATGCGCATGGGTTAGCTGTCCAAGAACTTGTTCTACTAGCTTTTCAATTTCTTTTTCACTAATTTGCATTTATTCTCCCCCCTTTAGCTTTTCTCAAAGGTTCGTTTACCTTCAATTTCGATTGTGTCAATGATGCCAATAATGGCAGCATCAACAGGAGTCCCATTTGTAATTTGTGTTTGTCTTGCGGAACTCCCACTAACCACCATCACAACCTCTTCTAGACCAGACCCAACCGTATCAATGGCTACGACTGGTTTTCCATCAGGTTCGATATTTACTAAATCAAGAGGCTGTACAATTAATAGCTTTTTCCCTTGTAATTTCTCTGCCTTAGAGGTGGAGACAACATTTCCAATTACTTTACCTATGATCATTTTTTTACTCCTCTTGTTTTATTGAAATTCCTAATTCTCTTGCATAATCTTTACACATAGGAGTAATGAGACTATTTTTTGGTACTTTTAAAACTTTCTCACCTTGTTTTACTGTTTCTTCAATATGTTTAGCTAGGACAACAGGACGGTTCTGCGATAGGTCTTCTTCGAAGTATGTATCAAGCCAACTCGACATATCACCTAGCATGATTAGTTCTATTTGGCCTTCTCTTAGTTGTTTTAAGTAGTTTTGTAGTTTTCTAGAAACTGAATGAGGCATGGTTATATTTTGAGTACCTCTTGGGAAACAGTAATCCTTAGCAAGTACAACCTTCTTACCATTCAATTGCATCTGAATAGCAATCCACATCTCCAAAGTGTCATCGATAAGTAAGGCTAGCTTAGCAATCGATGCGTAGCTTGGGTTGGCTAAAAATAACACATCCGCTTTCTGCATACTTGTCTTTATTTCTTCAAGATTTTGGTCCTGTAGAGGTATTTTCTTTTGATTGCCTAAGTCCTTAAAATACGGAGACCAAACATCTGAATAACAGATGGTAGTTTCATATTTTATAGAGAGTATTTTAACTGCATCTAAAATTTGAGCCCGGTCTTGGTTGTTATGACTTTCCAATACAATTAACAAGGAGTTTGGTTTAAAGACTTTTCTCTTATTAGTGACATACTCTGAAACTACTCTTCGGACTACTTTTTCTATCTCTTCCCTCATTGGCATCCCCCCTTTATTTTAAAAGGATATACATGAAAGCTAAGGTAAGATTGTCCCTAATTGTCCATTCTGAATTCCTGCCGCATTAGCTTCATCCATATCGATGTGCATCTCCAATTTATATTTTGGAGAGACTCTGATGAGCACATGGTCGAAGGTGACGGCTCTTGGTCCCTCTACTTTCACTTGTACTCTCTGGTTATTTTCTACTTGTAGAGAAAGGGCATCATCTGTATGCATATGAATATGCCTTGCAGCACATATTAACCCTTCTTTTAAGGAGAGCTGCCCTCTTGGACCTTGTATGGTAATTCCAGGACTTCCTTTGATATCACCTGAGTCACGAATAGGAGGATGGATACCTAACGTATAACCATCATAAAGGGAGATTTCCACTTGTGTATCACCTCTTGATGGACCTAGTATCCGAACTTTTTCAATCCTTCCTTTTGGTCCAATTAGCGTTACAGTTTCTTGACCCGCAAACTGCCCTGGCTGAGATAAGTCCTTCATCTTCTTAAGCTGATATCCTTTACCAAAAAGCCTTTCTACATGCTGTTGGGATAAATGGACGTGTCGATTGGAAACCGCTATTGGAATCAGCTTTTCTTGTTTTTTTCCTAACATTTGCATCGTAATGGTTCGAACTAAATTCTGTATTTCTTTTTCATCCAATTTGCTGTTCCCCCTCCTCCATTTCTAACAATGCTTGAGCGGTATGTTGATCCGTTATTAGTACATTAGGAAAACGGCCAATTAACGCTCCATATATCCCTTCGACCTTTGATGCTCCGCCCGCTATCAAAATACTATGCCGCTTGTCTCTTAAATCTACTAAATCAATCCCAATCGTTCTTTTGTTAATCTCCTCGTTGCATATTATTCCGTTCTGATTAAAAACCCGTGAACAAATATCTCCTACAGCATGATGTTCCTGTAACGAAGAAAGATCTTCAGTTGTAAAATATCCTGCTTTATAAAGTGTGGATTGTTCATTAAATTCACCTACAGTAAACAGAGCAATATTACATTGTTTTCCCAAATCTAAAACTCGCTTTATATGTCTGTCAGACCGAATGGCCTCTGCTACTTTAGGGTGATCAAAAATAGCCGGTAATGGTAGAAAATGTGGAACTGTATGAAAGGCTGAACTTATAAAATGAAGAATGTCAGAAGCATAGGTGTTTGTTTCCGAGTAGCTAACGCCTCCGTTTAATTGAACGACTGATACACCTTTTACGTTTTTAGGCTTTACATGTTGTGCTACCTCATAAAGGGTGGTCCCCCATGTAGTACCGATAACATCCCCATTTTGAACAATATCACCTACATACACTGCGGCTGCCTTTCCTAGTTCCGTTTTCACAACATCTGCATGATAGTCCGGAACAGGAATGACCAAACAATCCTTCAAGGAGAACTTCTTCTTAACGAGTTCTGCTAACCTTTCACTTCCCTCTGTCTGATCCAATATTTTTATTTGAACAATCCCCTGTTCTTTAGCTTGTTGAAGCATTCGAGATACAGAAGGTCGAGAAATGCCTAGTTTCTCTGCAATTTGTTGTTGACTAAGTTCAAATTGATAGTACAGCTTGGCAACCTCAATCAATTTGCTTAGTTTATCTTCACTCAATGGAATGTCTCCTTAATATGATAATTTGTTAACCTTCTCATGAACATTTGTTCAAATCCAGTATAAAACTTATTTTCAAAGTATTCAATACCTTTTTGTAAACGGTTTCTAAAACAAATAGTAGGAAGTTGGAAGAAATGTAATCACTCTAGAGACCATCACATATAGTAATGTAGAAAAATAAAAGGAGGAGAGCCTTTTGCAAATCCATGTAGTCCAAGAAAATCAATCACTATTTGGGATTGCTCAAGCCTACAATTCTACTGTTGATGACATAATTGAGGCCAATGAGCTCCCTAATCCCAATCAGTTAGTCGTAGGACAAACACTTGTCATTCCAATTGTCGGAAGATTTTACTGGGTTCAACCTGGTGATTCTTTATACTCTATAGGACAAAAATTTGGTATACCTGCTCAACAAATCGCATCTATTAACCGAATTCAACTTAACCAACCTCTTCAAATAGGAGCAAGACTTTATCTACCAGACCCCCCTAAGAAAAGTGGTGAATTCAACGCCTATATCGAACCACGAGGAGGTAGTGTTTCCGAAGCACTGGTACAAAGTGCACAAGAAGCTGCTCCCTATTTAACTTATCTTACCCCTTTTAGTTTCGAAGCATTAAGGGATGGTAGTTTGAAAGAACCACCATTAGACAACTTTATTGGTATCTCCAATCAAAATAATGTAATAGCCGTTATGGTTATCACGAACAAAGAAAATGACCAATTTAATGATGAGTTAGGGCGGATCCTATTAAATGATATGGATGTCCAAAACCGTTTCCTCAACAACATTGTGGAAACCGCCCAAAGATATGGGTTTAGAGATATCCATTTTGACTTTGAATATTTGCGACCAGAGGATCGGGAGGCATACAATAACTTTTTAAGAAAAGCTAGGGACCGCTTTAAACAACAAGGATGGTTTATTTCAACAGCCTTAGCTCCTAAAACAAGTGCCACTCAAAAAGGTCGATGGTACGAAGCTCATGATTATAAAGCTCATGGGGAAATTGTGGACTTCGTTGTTATTATGACGTATGAATGGGGATACAGTGGAGGGCCACCAATGGCTGTTTCACCAATTGGTCCTGTACGTGATGTATTAGAATATGCCGTTACGGAAATGCCTTCTCAAAAGATAATGATGGGGCAAAATTTATATGGGTATGATTGGACACTCCCATACCAAGAGGGAACGATTGCTGAGGCTGTGAGCCCACAAGAAGCCATCGAAAGAGCTGTTCAATATAACGTCCCTATTCAATATGACAATGAAGACCAAGCTCCTTTTATCAATTACACAGATAATGAAGGGAAAGATCATATTATTTGGTCTGAAGATGCAAGGTCCATTCAAGCTAAATTTGACTTAATTAAGGAATTAAATTTACGAGGAATGAGTTATTGGAAGTTAGGTCTTTCTTTCCCTCAAAACTGGCTTTTAATCGTGCAGAATTTTGATGTGGTAAAAAAATAGATTTTTAACAGAACTCTAGCTACAGAGTTCTGTTTTTTAGTTTGCTTGTAATGTAGTATAAAAAACTTAATTATATTCACGTCACTTTTACCTATCTAGCTGTGTTAAAATATATGGTATGCTATCCAGGTAGCGTAACACTATATATAGATTATGACCCCTGAAGGAGTGAGTACTAGTGGATTTTTCCTCCACACCCTTTATTACAGTGGAAGGCCCCATTGGTGTTGGGAAAACCTCGCTTGCAAAAGCTATATCAAACGCCTTTTCTTATCACATCCTCAAAGAAATTGTGGATGAGAACCCTTTTCTTGGTAAATTTTATGAGAATATAGATGAATGGAGCTTTCAAACGGAAATGTTTTTCCTTTGTAATCGATACAAACAATTAGAAGATATCCAATCAAAATATCTCTCTCAAAATAAACCGGTTGTATCCGATTACCATATCTTTAAAAATATGATCTTTGCTATGCGAACTTTAAAGCCTCATCAATTTAATAAATATGAGGAAATATATAAAATTTTAACGCATGATATGCCTACACCGAATGTGGTCGTTTATTTACATGCAAGCTTAGAAACACTTCTTCATCGCATTCAAATAAGAGGAAGAGCAATCGAAAAAAATATTAGTCCATTATACTTAGAACAGCTTACATTGGATTATGATCAATTTATGGACGAGTTCCAGATACAACACCCCGAAATTCCTGTTATTCGAATCGATGGGGATGAACTTGATTTTGTTAAACGTCCAGACGATCTAAACGTTATACTTTCCAAATTACAAACAACATTGAATGAAGGAGTATTTAATCATGAACCTGCGAGATAAATATGGAATCCCAAGCAACGGAGTGATTACAATAGCAGGAACAGTCGGTGTTGGTAAATCAACGATGACTAAATCACTGGCCAAAGCATTAGGATATAAAACTTCGTTTGAAAAGGTAGATACGAACCCATACTTGGACAAGTTCTATGCAGACTTTGAACGATGGAGTTTCCACCTACAAATCTATTTCCTTGCTGAACGTTTCAAAGAACAAAAGAGAATTTTCGAATATGGCGGTGGTTTCGTCCAAGACCGTTCCATTTATGAAGATACTGGCATCTTTGCTCGTATGCACTATGAGAAAGGCACAATGAATCCAGTTGACTATGAAACCTATAAGAATCTATTTGACGCCATGGTGATGACACCTTATTTTCCTCACCCTGATGTACTGATTTATATTGAGGGTTCACTGGAGGATGTGATTGAAAGAATCCGTGAACGTGGACGTCCGATGGAACAACAAACACCAATTGAGTACTGGGAAGAAATGCATAAGCGTTATGAAGATTGGATCAACAGCTTCAATGCATGTCCAGTCCTTCGTTTGAATATTAACGACTATGACCTTATTAACAATGAAGAGTCAATCGAACCAATTGTTGAACGTGTTAGTCACTTTATGAAGCAAACGCAATTATTAAAATCTTAATTCTCTTATAGGAAAAGCACCTAGTCACTAAGTCTAGGTGCTTTTATTATGTAAAAAAAAAGACTGTAACCAGTTGGCTACAGTCAGCTTCGGACAATTTATTCTCCAATAAATGTTTGCGTGTGATTTCATAGTCGAAAAATATGGCGGAGGAAGAGGGATTCGAACCCCCGCGCGGTTTGACCCGCCTGTCGGTTTTCAAGACCGATCCCTTCAGCCGGACTTGGGTATTCCTCCATTTCGTTCGACAAGATGTATAATATCACAGATTCAAAATTAGTGTCAACAAAATAGAAGAAGTCTTAAAATTAAGAGATTTGTGTAAGTTAAACACCTTGTTCATAATAGTTGGTTCAACGGATAGTAGCAAAAAAAAAGACCTCAGGCAAGCCCAAAGTCTTTTGGTTATTACTTAATGACATCTACATTTCTCATATATGGACGAAGAACTTCAGGAATGATAATGGTTCCATCTTCTTGTTGATAATTCTCTAAAATAGCAGCTACAGTTCTTCCAATCGCCAAGCCAGATCCATTTAATGTATGAACATGTTCTGGTTTTCCTTTTGGATCACGACGGAAGCGGATATTTGCACGACGAGCTTGGAAAGCTTCGAAGTTACTGCAAGAAGAAATTTCACGGTATGTGTTATAGCTTGGAATCCAAACTTCAATATCATACTTCTTCGCTGCTGTAAACCCAAGATCAGCTGTACACATGCTCATTACTCGATATGGTAACCCAAGTAATTGCAATACCTTTTCAGCATGCCCTGTTAAATTCTCAAGCTCTTGATAAGAATCTTCAGGCTTTACAAACTTAACAAGCTCTACCTTGTTAAATTGGTGTTGACGAATAAGACCACGAGTATCTCTTCCAGCTGAACCCGCTTCAGAACGGAAGCATGCACTATAAGCCGCATAGTTGATCGGTAATTCCTCACCATTTAAAATCTCATCACGATGTAAGTTTGTTACCGGTACCTCTGCTGTTGGAATCAGGAAGTAATCTTCACTTTCGATCAAAAAAGCATCCTCTTCAAACTTCGGTAACTGCCCAGTTCCCGTCATACTCGTTCTGTTTACCATATAAGGTGGAATAACCTCATTATACCCATGCTCTTCAATATGAAGATCTAACATAAAATTCATTAAAGCTCTTTCTAGGCGTGCCCCTAAACCTTTATAGAAAACAAAGCGGCTACCGGTTACTTTTGCAGCTCTCTCAAAATCGAGTAGACCTAGATCTGTCGCTAAATCCCAGTGAGGTTTTGCTTCAAATTCGAAGTTTCTTGGTTCTCCCCACTTTCTAATTTCTACGTTGTCATCTTCCGTTTCACCAATTGGTGTACTCTCATGAGGAATGTTTGGAATAGACAATAATAAATTTTCTAAGGTTTCTTCCACTGTTCTTAACTCTTCATCTAATACTTTAATGCGATCTCCAACTTCACGCATTTCCTTGATTAAATCATCAGCATCTTGCTTTTCTTTCTTTAACTTTGCAATTTGTTGAGACACTTCATTTCTTTTACTTTTCAATTGTTCTGCCTCAACAATCAAT from Bacillus carboniphilus includes these protein-coding regions:
- a CDS encoding deoxynucleoside kinase, with the translated sequence MDFSSTPFITVEGPIGVGKTSLAKAISNAFSYHILKEIVDENPFLGKFYENIDEWSFQTEMFFLCNRYKQLEDIQSKYLSQNKPVVSDYHIFKNMIFAMRTLKPHQFNKYEEIYKILTHDMPTPNVVVYLHASLETLLHRIQIRGRAIEKNISPLYLEQLTLDYDQFMDEFQIQHPEIPVIRIDGDELDFVKRPDDLNVILSKLQTTLNEGVFNHEPAR
- a CDS encoding glycoside hydrolase family 18 protein, with product MQIHVVQENQSLFGIAQAYNSTVDDIIEANELPNPNQLVVGQTLVIPIVGRFYWVQPGDSLYSIGQKFGIPAQQIASINRIQLNQPLQIGARLYLPDPPKKSGEFNAYIEPRGGSVSEALVQSAQEAAPYLTYLTPFSFEALRDGSLKEPPLDNFIGISNQNNVIAVMVITNKENDQFNDELGRILLNDMDVQNRFLNNIVETAQRYGFRDIHFDFEYLRPEDREAYNNFLRKARDRFKQQGWFISTALAPKTSATQKGRWYEAHDYKAHGEIVDFVVIMTYEWGYSGGPPMAVSPIGPVRDVLEYAVTEMPSQKIMMGQNLYGYDWTLPYQEGTIAEAVSPQEAIERAVQYNVPIQYDNEDQAPFINYTDNEGKDHIIWSEDARSIQAKFDLIKELNLRGMSYWKLGLSFPQNWLLIVQNFDVVKK
- a CDS encoding EutN/CcmL family microcompartment protein gives rise to the protein MIIGKVIGNVVSTSKAEKLQGKKLLIVQPLDLVNIEPDGKPVVAIDTVGSGLEEVVMVVSGSSARQTQITNGTPVDAAIIGIIDTIEIEGKRTFEKS
- the serS gene encoding serine--tRNA ligase, whose amino-acid sequence is MLDIKFLRSHFEEVKEKLQKRGEDLSDLGKFEDLDGRRRELIVEAEQLKSKRNEVSQQIAKLKKEKQDADDLIKEMREVGDRIKVLDEELRTVEETLENLLLSIPNIPHESTPIGETEDDNVEIRKWGEPRNFEFEAKPHWDLATDLGLLDFERAAKVTGSRFVFYKGLGARLERALMNFMLDLHIEEHGYNEVIPPYMVNRTSMTGTGQLPKFEEDAFLIESEDYFLIPTAEVPVTNLHRDEILNGEELPINYAAYSACFRSEAGSAGRDTRGLIRQHQFNKVELVKFVKPEDSYQELENLTGHAEKVLQLLGLPYRVMSMCTADLGFTAAKKYDIEVWIPSYNTYREISSCSNFEAFQARRANIRFRRDPKGKPEHVHTLNGSGLAIGRTVAAILENYQQEDGTIIIPEVLRPYMRNVDVIK
- a CDS encoding sugar-binding transcriptional regulator, which encodes MSEDKLSKLIEVAKLYYQFELSQQQIAEKLGISRPSVSRMLQQAKEQGIVQIKILDQTEGSERLAELVKKKFSLKDCLVIPVPDYHADVVKTELGKAAAVYVGDIVQNGDVIGTTWGTTLYEVAQHVKPKNVKGVSVVQLNGGVSYSETNTYASDILHFISSAFHTVPHFLPLPAIFDHPKVAEAIRSDRHIKRVLDLGKQCNIALFTVGEFNEQSTLYKAGYFTTEDLSSLQEHHAVGDICSRVFNQNGIICNEEINKRTIGIDLVDLRDKRHSILIAGGASKVEGIYGALIGRFPNVLITDQHTAQALLEMEEGEQQIG
- a CDS encoding deoxynucleoside kinase, with the translated sequence MNLRDKYGIPSNGVITIAGTVGVGKSTMTKSLAKALGYKTSFEKVDTNPYLDKFYADFERWSFHLQIYFLAERFKEQKRIFEYGGGFVQDRSIYEDTGIFARMHYEKGTMNPVDYETYKNLFDAMVMTPYFPHPDVLIYIEGSLEDVIERIRERGRPMEQQTPIEYWEEMHKRYEDWINSFNACPVLRLNINDYDLINNEESIEPIVERVSHFMKQTQLLKS
- a CDS encoding phosphate propanoyltransferase yields the protein MDEKEIQNLVRTITMQMLGKKQEKLIPIAVSNRHVHLSQQHVERLFGKGYQLKKMKDLSQPGQFAGQETVTLIGPKGRIEKVRILGPSRGDTQVEISLYDGYTLGIHPPIRDSGDIKGSPGITIQGPRGQLSLKEGLICAARHIHMHTDDALSLQVENNQRVQVKVEGPRAVTFDHVLIRVSPKYKLEMHIDMDEANAAGIQNGQLGTILP